A segment of the Halostella salina genome:
CACCCGTACCCATCCCGAACACGGACGTTAAGCCCGCCAGCGTTCCGGCAAGTACTGGAGTGCGCGAGCCTCTGGGACCACCGGATCGCCGCCTGCCCACTCATACTCATACTCATACTTTCAGCCCACGGAGCACTGCGCTCCGTGGGCTTTCTTCATTTATTGCGTAGTGCCGACAGCGTCTCGTGGCGCGTCATTAATACCGCTCGGCTCCGAACCACCGATAATGGCGGACGATGGGCCGCGACTTCCGGGCGCTCCCGAGGCGGAGGGCGGCGACCGGATCGTCCTCCACGTCGATATGGACTGCTTCTACGCGGCCTGCGAGCGACTCCGGGAGCCGGAGCTACGCGGGGAGCCCCTCGTCGTCGGAATGGGGTACGAACCGGGCGACGAGGTCGGTGCGGTGGCGACGGCGAGCTACGAGGCCCGGGAGTACGGCGTCGAAAGCGCGCAGGCGATCTCGACGGCGCTGGAGCGGCTCCCGCGGAAGGTCGACGCACGAGAGGACCCGGACACCGATCCGACAGAGGCGGGGTACTACCGGCCGGTCGATATGGACTTCTACGAGTCGGTCAGCGGCGAGGTCAAGGATATCCTGCACGACTGCGCGGACGTAGTGCGCGAGGTGAGCATCGACGAGGCGTACCTGGACGTGACCGACCGAACCGCCTGGGACGTCGCCGACGGCTTCGCGCGACACGTCAAGCACCGCATCGAGCGGGAGGTCGGCGTCGTCGCCAGCATCGGCGTCGCGCCGAACATGAGCACCGCCAAGGTCGCCAGCGACCGCGACAAGCCGGACGGCCTCGTCGTGGTCGAACCGGACGAGGTCCGCGGCTTCCTCGCACCGCTCGACGTGGAGGAGATCCACGGCGTCGGTCCGGTGACGGCGCGGGAACTGCGCAGCATGGGACTGGAGACCGCGGGCGACGTGGCCGACGCGGATCCGCGGGACCTCGAAGCCGCGTTCGACAGCCGTGGTCGGGAACTGTACGAGCGTGCGCGCGGGGAGGACGACCGGGAAGTGACGCCGACCGGGCGGCCGAAGAGCCTCTCCCGCGAGTCGGCCTTCGCGGAGGCGGTGGCCGAAGCCGAGCCGAAGCGGGAGCAGGTCCGGACGCTGGCCGGCGCTGTCGCTGACCGCGCACGACGGGAGGGCGCGCTGTACCAGACCATCGGGATCAAGGCGGTGACGCCGCCGTACGACGTGAACACGCGGGCGAAGTCGCTGCCGGGGCCGGTCGACGAACCGGCCCTCGTCGAGGAGGTAGCGCTCGACTTGCTCGGGGAGTTCGCCGACGAGCCAGTCCGGAAGGTCGGCGTGCGCGTCTCGAATCTCAGTTTCGCCGCGGGCGACCAGACGAGTCTTGACGGGTGGGGGTCGGAGACGGACGCGGAGGCGGCGAAACGGGCCGATCCGTCCGAACCGGCGGATCCGGCAGGCACGAATTCCGGGGAGGGGCGGACCGACGCCGACATGCTGTCGGGACAGACGACGCTGTGTGATTTCCGATAGCGCCTGGATTTTTGCATTGAAAATATAAGCCCCCGGTACGTTTCCGGAACCGAACACTCTGTATGACGCACGATTTCTACGATCTCCTCGGGGTCCCCGACGACGCCTCCCAGGACGAGATCAAGGACGCGTTCAGGCAGAAGGTCCAGGAGGTGCACCCGGACCTGAACGACGACCCCCGAGCGCCCGCCCAGTTCACTGCCCTCAAGAAAGGGTACGACACGCTGAAAGACCCGGTCGAGCGGAAGGCGTACGACCGGCTTGGACACAAGGACTACGTGGCGAAGCGGCTGGAGGGACTCCCCGACCCGGAGCAGTGGAAGCCGGCCGACGCGGACGAGGGGAGCACGATAACCGACTCGACGACGGGCGGGTCGACGACGACCGGCTCGTCGGTTGGGGGTTCGGGAGCGACATCCACGGGGACGACGTCGGCGAGCAGCGCCGGAACGACGAGTTCGACCGGGAGCGCGACCGACGGAGCCGGCTCGGCGGCGAGCGCGAGCACCGGGTCGAACACGTCGACGCGGACGAACACGGGCACCCGAACGTCGACGGGCGGGTCGACGGTCGAGGGGACGCACACGGGGACGACGAGTACGGAGACGACGGGTGCGAAAACCACGAGCGGTGGAACGACGGCCGGGAGCGATGCGAGCACCGGCGACGCGTCGACCACCACGTCGACGGACACGTCGGCCTCGACTCCGGGGCTGGTCGAGCGACTCCGGTCGATCAACTACGGCTGGCCGGTCGTGTTCCTGACGTCGCTGATATACCTCGCTGGCGTCGGGCTGTACGCCCGGGGGAACGCCGCGGGACTTCGGGAGTTCGCGTCGGCAGTGAGTGCGGCCGGGACGGACACGGCGGCGCTCCGCGAGGCGGCGCTGACGGCCGACTACGGGCTAGGGACGGTGTTCGACTTCGTCCGGACGACGGCGGTCACCGGCGGCCGGCCCGGCGCGGGCGTCCTCGTCGCGATCGGCACCGTGGCGCTGCCGGCGATCTTCTTCGTCGTGGTCCGGACGACCCGGCGGTCGTTCGCCTGGCAGCCGACGTATCTGTACGTCGTCGCCGTGCTGATGCCGCTGGTCGGGCTCGCCGCGAACGCCGGCGGCGTCGAGTGGCCGGCCCTGACAGTCGCCGCCTTCGGCCTGTTTCCGCTGCTTGCGGTGGTCGCCCTCCCGTTCAACGCCTTCGTCACGCCGCGGCTGAAGCGACTGTTCTGACCGACACCCCGTTTCTGTAGCGGTACGCCACACAGGCCGCGAGCATCAGCACCATCCCGTACTCGATCGGCGACATGAAGGTAAACACCGGTCGGACGACCGAGAACAGGGCGGGCTGGACCGCGTCGGGGAGCAGTCGGACGACGTTCTCGGCGTTGTTGAGCGTGTACGAGATGTTCGCCACGAACGCGCCGGCGACGAACGCCGTCCGGACCGGCCGGTCGTCCATGAGATACAGCAGCGCGACGAGCGGGAAGACGAGGTAGACGTAGTAGATGAAGTAGGAGGGGAGCGCGAGCAGGGTCGCCGTCACGGTGCCGTGGATGGCGACCAGCCGGTCGACCCGGTCGTCGAGGTCGGTGTAGAGGTAGAGGACGACCGGGGCGAGCAGGAGGAAGGGGAGCGCGAC
Coding sequences within it:
- a CDS encoding J domain-containing protein encodes the protein MTHDFYDLLGVPDDASQDEIKDAFRQKVQEVHPDLNDDPRAPAQFTALKKGYDTLKDPVERKAYDRLGHKDYVAKRLEGLPDPEQWKPADADEGSTITDSTTGGSTTTGSSVGGSGATSTGTTSASSAGTTSSTGSATDGAGSAASASTGSNTSTRTNTGTRTSTGGSTVEGTHTGTTSTETTGAKTTSGGTTAGSDASTGDASTTTSTDTSASTPGLVERLRSINYGWPVVFLTSLIYLAGVGLYARGNAAGLREFASAVSAAGTDTAALREAALTADYGLGTVFDFVRTTAVTGGRPGAGVLVAIGTVALPAIFFVVVRTTRRSFAWQPTYLYVVAVLMPLVGLAANAGGVEWPALTVAAFGLFPLLAVVALPFNAFVTPRLKRLF
- the dinB gene encoding DNA polymerase IV → MADDGPRLPGAPEAEGGDRIVLHVDMDCFYAACERLREPELRGEPLVVGMGYEPGDEVGAVATASYEAREYGVESAQAISTALERLPRKVDAREDPDTDPTEAGYYRPVDMDFYESVSGEVKDILHDCADVVREVSIDEAYLDVTDRTAWDVADGFARHVKHRIEREVGVVASIGVAPNMSTAKVASDRDKPDGLVVVEPDEVRGFLAPLDVEEIHGVGPVTARELRSMGLETAGDVADADPRDLEAAFDSRGRELYERARGEDDREVTPTGRPKSLSRESAFAEAVAEAEPKREQVRTLAGAVADRARREGALYQTIGIKAVTPPYDVNTRAKSLPGPVDEPALVEEVALDLLGEFADEPVRKVGVRVSNLSFAAGDQTSLDGWGSETDAEAAKRADPSEPADPAGTNSGEGRTDADMLSGQTTLCDFR